The Lacticaseibacillus rhamnosus DNA window AATGGCATTGTTGCCGGTTTGCGCTACGTGGGCCACACGCCGGTATTGCTGGCATTTATGTTCTTCACCGGACTGGCGTTTATTTTAATTGCCCCTTCTTCCCAATTATCGACATTATATGTCAATCGTACATTCGGTTCGGAGGTCTGGCATCTGACGTTTAACGAGTGGTCATGGACAATTGGTGCCGGGTTAGGCGGTTTGTTCATTGCGCGGCACAAAAAGTTTCGGGATCAGCTTGGTTTGATTGCGCTTGGTTTTGCGGGCAGCGGAATTGCATTTGCCGAAATGGGCTTGCCGCAGCCATTTATGACTTACTTGCTATTTATGTTGGTTTCCGGGATCTTTTATCCGCTGATTCAGGCCGGGCAAACTATCTACCTGCAGGAAAATGTGCCCGCGGATAAACTTGGGCGCGTCTTTTCGCTGTGGGCGATTTTGTCGACCGGGATTTATCCGTTAGCCATGTTGGGTTACGGACCACTGGCAGATCGTGTGCCGATCGGATGGATTTTCATTGTGACCGGTTTGTTGTTAATCGTTGTCGCTTATGGGTTCTGGCGGCGGCTTAAGCATCTGAATGGGTCATCAAATAAGTAGCATCTATTATTGAAAAAAGAACGCTATCACGGTGCAGTCCACAACTACTGCCACCGTGATAGCGTTCTTTTCTGACGGATTAAAACTGCCGTTGAACTTTGAAAGCCGTCGGAACAGGTTTAAAGTCGACTTTGGGATAAAACTGCATGGCTGCTGGGGCCGATAGCAACATGATTGAAATGTTGGGTCCCTGGATGGTATGCAGTGTTTGCAATAGTGCCTTGCCCACACCTTGATGCTGGTGGCTTTTGATAACAGCTAGCTCGGAAACAAACGTGCAATAGGACTTGTCAGACACACCACGTAAAACGCCGATTAACTGGTGATCATCCCATGCGGTGAGCAACACATTTGCGTTGTTAAGCATTCGCTGCATGCGCGCACGATCTTCAGTCGGCCGGTGAATACCGGATGCATCTAAAACGGCAATAAACTGCGAGGCCGAGATCGGCTGATTATTTTCAATATGTAACAAGGCTTATCCCTCCCGACCGATACGAAACATGTTGTCAGCGTGTGGCAAATTAATGCGTTCATAGAAACCTACTGCGCTGTCAGCCGCGCGCAATGATAAAGTAACCCTTGGGCCGATGTAAGCTTGTAACGTCGCGATCAATTGCCGCCCAATTTGGTGGCCTTCATAAGCGGGCAGAATTAAAATGTCACTCAGATAGCAACAGTACTCAAAGTCGGTCAGACAGCGTGCAAAGCCAATGAGATGCTCATCGTCCCAGACACTCAAGACCAGTTGGGTTTCATCAATCATCACTTGTAGACGGGCAGCATCAGCGATGGGCTTGTCAAAATGCGTTTGCTGATAAAGATCATGAACTTGTTGAACCGTTAAGGGTGCGTTTACTTTGATGGTGTACGACACAACATCAGCTCCTTTATAAGTTTGTCAACGGTCAGGTTACCAAAAAGACCGAGCAGCACTCGGTCAAGGTTCATTATGAAAATCATATGGCAGGCACGTTTTTCAAAGTAAATAAAGTAAATAGTGATGTAATTGATGATTTATTTGAAAACAGTGACTTTGCTTGCCGGAATGCGATAAAGCGAGTCCGGTGCATTCTTGGGTTTGCCAATCGCAATCAGCAAGGTTGGCATGAAGTGGGCCGGATCCAAGTCAAGTGCCGGCAGAATCTTTTCGTGATCAAATCCTGTCATCGGGCCGGTTTCATAGCCATAAGCGCGGGCGGCCAACATCAGCGACATCGCTGCCAGACTACTATTTTGAATGATAAATTCCCGCAGTGCTTGCTTGTCCTGTTTGAAATCAGCCAGCAAGTGATCAATCATCGGCTTTTGGTGTTCCACTGCCCGGTCCGTTAACAAGCCGGCCGTTGCCGCGCGTTTGAACAAATCGTCTTCAAATGGTCCAAGGTCTAATTCGCCGCCGACAAGCACGACCGCCGAAGCAGATAAGATTTCCGGAGCATTGGTACCGGCGACACTGGCAATTTTCTCTTTGGCGGCATTATTTTGGGCGACTACGAACCGGGTTGGCTGCATATTCAAGGCACTCGGCGCTTTGGTTGCGTAAGTAATAATTTGCAGCAGTTCCCCTTTACTGATTGTGATTTCAGGATCAAATTCACGGGCAGTATGACGCTTCATGACAACTTCATCAAAGTTATTGTTTTCCAACATCAAATTCACCTCTTAGATTTTTTAGACATCTTCAGGATACGCTATATGGTGGCGTTTTCCTAGTTATTTTTAAAATGGTATAGGTTTTGATGGTTGGAATCGGCTGTCTTAGTTTTGCGTTGTTGCCATTGTCAGGTTCAATGCCCCTAACTGTGAAATGGCAGCCGTCACGTGATCACCCGGTTGCAAAAAGATTTGCGGGTCACGGCCCACGCCTGTTCCACTCGGTGTACCGGTAAAGATAAGATCTCCGGGTTGTAGCGCCACAATCCCGGCGAGATAGTGAATTAAAGCAGGCACTTTAAAAATCAATTGATCAAGTTTGGCTTGTTGCATGATATGTCCATTTACGGTGGTCGTGATTTGTAATTGGTCGAGGTTTGTGATGGCATCTGTTGACGTCACCCAGGGACCAATGGGTGAATAGTTTTGGAAAGACTTGGCTAGCGAAAATTGCGGTTCGGCATTGGCAAATTGTACGGCACGATCGCTGAAGTCTTCGCCAACCAAAAATCCGGCGACATGTTTAAGTGCATCAGCCTCGGTAATATTGCGGCCACCCTTCCCGATTAACACAACTAATTCGGTTTCCCAATCGGTTTTGGGTCCACGGATAGGTATCGTACTTGTCGGACCGGCCAGTGAGCTAC harbors:
- a CDS encoding GNAT family N-acetyltransferase encodes the protein MLHIENNQPISASQFIAVLDASGIHRPTEDRARMQRMLNNANVLLTAWDDHQLIGVLRGVSDKSYCTFVSELAVIKSHQHQGVGKALLQTLHTIQGPNISIMLLSAPAAMQFYPKVDFKPVPTAFKVQRQF
- a CDS encoding GNAT family N-acetyltransferase, which encodes MSYTIKVNAPLTVQQVHDLYQQTHFDKPIADAARLQVMIDETQLVLSVWDDEHLIGFARCLTDFEYCCYLSDILILPAYEGHQIGRQLIATLQAYIGPRVTLSLRAADSAVGFYERINLPHADNMFRIGREG
- a CDS encoding nitroreductase family protein, producing MLENNNFDEVVMKRHTAREFDPEITISKGELLQIITYATKAPSALNMQPTRFVVAQNNAAKEKIASVAGTNAPEILSASAVVLVGGELDLGPFEDDLFKRAATAGLLTDRAVEHQKPMIDHLLADFKQDKQALREFIIQNSSLAAMSLMLAARAYGYETGPMTGFDHEKILPALDLDPAHFMPTLLIAIGKPKNAPDSLYRIPASKVTVFK
- a CDS encoding fumarylacetoacetate hydrolase family protein, producing the protein MKIAKLNNHPYLITSASTAQPITNAADVLTALTHRDTLTFGSEINFKPEQLEAPVAASSQIFAIGMNFLDHSQEIHIKLPEVPSVFTKFSSSLAGPTSTIPIRGPKTDWETELVVLIGKGGRNITEADALKHVAGFLVGEDFSDRAVQFANAEPQFSLAKSFQNYSPIGPWVTSTDAITNLDQLQITTTVNGHIMQQAKLDQLIFKVPALIHYLAGIVALQPGDLIFTGTPSGTGVGRDPQIFLQPGDHVTAAISQLGALNLTMATTQN